One genomic region from Lates calcarifer isolate ASB-BC8 unplaced genomic scaffold, TLL_Latcal_v3 scaffold_20_43, whole genome shotgun sequence encodes:
- the LOC108894854 gene encoding uncharacterized protein LOC108894854 isoform X2, translating into MITITMISVSVTMSEEVLDELDLTKYKTEEERWRMIPAVRSCRKARFNNCGLSATHCEVVASALKSNPSHLRELDLSENTDLKDSGVKILSTGLENPNCRLETLRLKNCSLSKISCSSLVSALKSNPSHLRDLELSWNKLQDSAVKELCGFLLSPDCRLETLRLKNCWLSKISCSSLASALKSNPSHLRDLDLSGNNLHDSGVKELCGFLQSPDCRLETLRLSLCSLSKISCSSLVSALKSNPSHLRDLDLSNNDLYNPGVKELCGFLQSPDCRLETLRLRSCWLSEISCSSLASALKSNPSHLRDLDLSWNDLKDSGVKDLCGFLQSPDCRLETLRLKNCWLSEISCSSLVSALKSNPSHLRHLDPSYNKLHDSGVKELCGFLQSPDCRLETLRLKNCWLSEISCSSLVSALKSNPSHLRELDLSYNIDLQDSAVKELCDLVESPDCGLETLRVPGWVIRSSIDKTCVSDVKLNTNDTKKPDVTEDNIKKLSVSEDATKKLEPPSSFRPELKTESAQVSYRFRCPGPGGFECSSTGLVFVVDKEAELFYRTVQWDESLLQSAGKTPAGPPYSIQCPEAAVCELHLPHCETKDALQVKGLLSVVHISDDGLSILEPQEITDTHVVVKVPHLSVFGLVRDKVKQLLRKSINCNVLLFLRHLAKEHRALDVFLLPTNIPLSEVKAQHDDAKYIRTSSNCLLSTGQSYSVRCEPEDLEVQPERERFLSNYGPNYFPTFEVFLTSNPERVTVMIQDQKKRQIWKRIIYLPVTKTDLISILNDLTDDEFENFKGHLRCEALDNFSPIKMDLLLKTARQHAVDLMVQKYGLVGAVGVMGEGLKSINRNNLVKQLQAVSSGAEGSDPGLGPCPSGSQSVSAEEKLKSVRTQFVSRVSEPVLQKLLDKLLECGVITDDEMDLSGTAKRAAKARVVIDTVRRKGSEASSALISALCEEDQWLSTELNLT; encoded by the exons AtgataacaataacaatgataTCAGTATCAGTAACG atgtcagaggaggttctggatgagttggaccTGACGAAGTATAAGACAGAGGAGGAACGATGGAGAAtgatcccagctgtgaggagCTGTAGAAAGGCTCG ATTTAATAACTGTGGACTCTCAGCGACTCACTGTGAAGttgtggcctcagctctgaagtccaatccctcccatctgagagaactggacctgagcgAAAACACAGACCtaaaggattcaggagtgaagatacTGTCCACTGGACTGGAGAATCCaaactgtagactggagactctgag gttgaagaactgcagtttgtcaaagatcagctgttcttctctggtctcagctctgaagtccaacccctcccatctgagagatctggagCTGAGCtggaacaagctgcaggattcagcagtgaaggagctgtgtggttttctgctgagtccagactgtagactggagactctgag gttgaagaaCTGCTGGTTGTCaaagatcagctgttcttctctggcctcagctctgaagtccaacccctcccatctgagagatctggacctgagtggAAACAACCTTCatgattcaggagtgaaggagctgtgtggttttctgcagagtccagactgtagactggagactctgag gttgagtctctgcagtttgtcaaagattagctgttcttctctggtctcagctctgaagtccaacccctcccatctgagagatctggacctgagtaacaatgACCTGTATAATccaggagtgaaggagctgtgtggttttctgcagagtccagactgtagactggagactctgag gttgaggtCCTGTtggttgtcagagatcagctgttcttctctggcctcagctctgaagtccaacccctcccatctgagagatctggacctgagctGGAATGACttgaaggattcaggagtgaaggatctgtgtggttttctgcagagtccagactgtagactggagactctgag gttgaagaactgctggttgtcagagatcagctgttcctctctggtctcagctctgaagtccaacccctcccatctgagacaTCTGGACCCGAGCTACAACAAGCTGCatgattcaggagtgaaggagctgtgtggttttctgcagagtccagactgtagactggagactctgag gttgaagaactgctggttgtcagagatcagctgttcctcactggtctcagctctgaagtccaacccctcccatttgagagaactggacctgagctacaacaTCGACCTGCAGGACTCAGCcgtgaaggagctgtgtgatCTTGTGGAGAGTCCAGACTGtggactggagactctgag GGTCCCTGGCTGGGTGATCAGATCTTCCATAGATAAAACCT GTGTCTCTGATGTCAAACTGAACACAAACGACACAAAGAAGCCAGACGTCACTGAAGACAACATAAAGAAGCTGAGTGTCTCTGAGGACGCCACAAAGAAGCTGGAG CCTCCATCAAGTTTCAGACctgaactgaaaactgaatCTGCACAAGTCTCATACAG gttcAGGTGTCCTGGTCCAGGTGGGTTTGAGTGTTCTTCAACTGGACTGGTGTTTGTTGTGGATAAGGAGGCGGAGCTGTTCTACAGGACCGTCCAATGGGATGAGAGCCTCCTCCAATCAGCTGGCAAGACACCTGCAGGGCCTCCGTACAGTATCCAGTGTCCTGAGGCTGCTGTCTGTGAGCTCCACCTCCCACACTGTGAAACTAAGGATG CGTTGCAGGTTAAAGGCCTGCTGTCTGTCGTCCACATCTCTGATGATGGACTGAGCATCTTGGAGCCTCAGGAGATCACAGACACTCATGTGGTGGTGAAGGTCcctcacctctctgtctttggACTGGTCCGAGATAAAGTTAAACAGTTactgagaaaatcaataaactgTAATGTTCTGCTGTTCCTGCGACATCTGGCTAAAGAACATCGAGCCCTCGATGTGTTTCTACTGCCTACCAACATCCCTCTGTCAGAG GTTAAGGCTCAACATGACGATGCTAAATACATCAGAACCTCTTCTAACTGCCTTCTGAGCACTGGTCAAAGTTACAGTGTCCGCTGTGAACCTGAGGACTTAGAAGTACAGCCTGAG CGTGAGCGGTTTCTCTCAAATTATGGACCAAATTACTTTCCAACCTTTGAGGTTTTCCTGACTTCAAACCCAGAGAGAGTGACTGTGATGATCCAAGACCAAAAGAAGCGACAAATCTGGAAACGTATTATCTATCTGCCAG TGACAAAGACGGATCTCATCAGCATCCTGAATGATCTGACAGACGACGAGTTTGAGAACTTCAAGGGGCACCTGAGATGTGAAGCCCTGGACAACTTCTCACCCATTAAAATGGACCTGCTGTTGAAGACAGCGAGGCAACACGCCGTGGATCTGATGGTGCAGAAATATGGATTAGTTGGAGCTGTGGGGGTGATGGGGGAAGGTTTAAAAAGCATCAACAGGAACAATCTGGTGAAGCAGTTACAAGCCGTCAGCTCAGGAGCAGAAG GTTCTGATCCTGGTCTTGGTCCTTGTCCATCAGGATCTCAGAGTGTCTCAGCAGAAGAGAAGCTGAAGTCTGTTCGGACTCAGTTTGTCAGCAGAGTTTCTGAACCTGTTCTACAGAAGCTGCTGGATAAACTCCTGGAGTGTGGGGTGATAACTGATGATGAGATGGATTTATCAGGAACAGCGAAAAGGGCAGCCAAAGCTCGAGTGGTGATCGACACGGTGCGAAGAAAAGGATCAGAGGCCAGTTCAGCTctgatctctgctctctgtgaagAGGATCAATGGCTTTCAACAGAGCTGAACTTAACGTGA
- the LOC108894854 gene encoding uncharacterized protein LOC108894854 isoform X3: MITITMISVSVTMSEEVLDELDLTKYKTEEERWRMIPAVRSCRKARFNNCGLSATHCEVVASALKSNPSHLRELDLSENTDLKDSGVKILSTGLENPNCRLETLRLKNCSLSKISCSSLVSALKSNPSHLRDLELSWNKLQDSAVKELCGFLLSPDCRLETLRLKNCWLSKISCSSLASALKSNPSHLRDLDLSGNNLHDSGVKELCGFLQSPDCRLETLRLSLCSLSKISCSSLVSALKSNPSHLRDLDLSNNDLYNPGVKELCGFLQSPDCRLETLRLRSCWLSEISCSSLASALKSNPSHLRDLDLSWNDLKDSGVKDLCGFLQSPDCRLETLRLKNCWLSEISCSSLVSALKSNPSHLRHLDPSYNKLHDSGVKELCGFLQSPDCRLETLRLKNCWLSEISCSSLVSALKSNPSHLRELDLSYNIDLQDSAVKELCDLVESPDCGLETLRVPGWVIRSSIDKTCVSDVKLNTNDTKKPDVTEDNIKKLSVSEDATKKLEPPSSFRPELKTESAQVSYRFRCPGPGGFECSSTGLVFVVDKEAELFYRTVQWDESLLQSAGKTPAGPPFSIQCPEAAVCELHLPHCETKDALQVKGLLSVVHISDDGLSILEPQEITDTHVVVKVPHLSVFGLVRDKVKQLLRKSINCNVLLFLRHLAKEHRALDVFLLPTNIPLSEVKAQHDDAKYIRTSSNCLLSTGQSYSVRCEPEDLEVQPERERFLSNYGPNYFPTFEVFLTSNPERVTVMVQDQEKTEVWKRIIYLPVTKTDLISILNDLTDDEFENFKGHLRCEALDNFSPIKMDLMLKTARQHAVDLMVQKYGLVGAVGVMGEGLKSINRNNLVKQLQAVSSGAEGSDPGPGPCPSGSQSVSAEEKLMSVRTQFISRVSEPVLQKLLDKLLECGVITDDEMDLSGTASRADKARVVIDTVRRKGSEASSALISALCEEDRWLSTELNLT; encoded by the exons AtgataacaataacaatgataTCAGTATCAGTAACG atgtcagaggaggttctggatgagttggaccTGACGAAGTATAAGACAGAGGAGGAACGATGGAGAAtgatcccagctgtgaggagCTGTAGAAAGGCTCG ATTTAATAACTGTGGACTCTCAGCGACTCACTGTGAAGttgtggcctcagctctgaagtccaatccctcccatctgagagaactggacctgagcgAAAACACAGACCtaaaggattcaggagtgaagatacTGTCCACTGGACTGGAGAATCCaaactgtagactggagactctgag gttgaagaactgcagtttgtcaaagatcagctgttcttctctggtctcagctctgaagtccaacccctcccatctgagagatctggagCTGAGCtggaacaagctgcaggattcagcagtgaaggagctgtgtggttttctgctgagtccagactgtagactggagactctgag gttgaagaaCTGCTGGTTGTCaaagatcagctgttcttctctggcctcagctctgaagtccaacccctcccatctgagagatctggacctgagtggAAACAACCTTCatgattcaggagtgaaggagctgtgtggttttctgcagagtccagactgtagactggagactctgag gttgagtctctgcagtttgtcaaagattagctgttcttctctggtctcagctctgaagtccaacccctcccatctgagagatctggacctgagtaacaatgACCTGTATAATccaggagtgaaggagctgtgtggttttctgcagagtccagactgtagactggagactctgag gttgaggtCCTGTtggttgtcagagatcagctgttcttctctggcctcagctctgaagtccaacccctcccatctgagagatctggacctgagctGGAATGACttgaaggattcaggagtgaaggatctgtgtggttttctgcagagtccagactgtagactggagactctgag gttgaagaactgctggttgtcagagatcagctgttcctctctggtctcagctctgaagtccaacccctcccatctgagacaTCTGGACCCGAGCTACAACAAGCTGCatgattcaggagtgaaggagctgtgtggttttctgcagagtccagactgtagactggagactctgag gttgaagaactgctggttgtcagagatcagctgttcctcactggtctcagctctgaagtccaacccctcccatttgagagaactggacctgagctacaacaTCGACCTGCAGGACTCAGCcgtgaaggagctgtgtgatCTTGTGGAGAGTCCAGACTGtggactggagactctgag GGTCCCTGGCTGGGTGATCAGATCTTCCATAGATAAAACCT GTGTCTCTGATGTCAAACTGAACACAAACGACACAAAGAAGCCAGACGTCACTGAAGACAACATAAAGAAGCTGAGTGTCTCTGAGGACGCCACAAAGAAGCTGGAG CCTCCATCAAGTTTCAGACctgaactgaaaactgaatCTGCACAAGTCTCATACAG gTTCAGGTGTCCTGGTCCAGGTGGGTTTGAGTGTTCTTCAACTGGACTGGTGTTTGTTGTGGATAAGGAGGCAGAGCTGTTCTACAGGACCGTACAATGGGATGAGAGCCTCCTCCAATCAGCTGGCAAGACACCTGCAGGGCCTCCGTTCAGTATCCAGTGTCCTGAGGCTGCTGTCTGTGAGCTCCACCTCCCACACTGTGAAACTAAGGATG CGTTGCAGGTTAAAGGCCTGCTGTCTGTCGTCCACATCTCTGATGATGGACTGAGCATCTTGGAGCCTCAGGAGATCACAGACACTCATGTGGTGGTGAAGGTCcctcacctctctgtctttggACTGGTCCGAGATAAAGTTAAACAGTTactgagaaaatcaataaactgTAATGTTCTGCTGTTCCTGCGACATCTGGCTAAAGAACATCGAGCCCTCGATGTGTTTCTACTGCCTACCAACATCCCTCTGTCAGAG GTTAAGGCTCAACATGACGATGCTAAATACATCAGAACCTCTTCTAACTGCCTTCTGAGCACTGGTCAAAGTTACAGTGTCCGCTGTGAACCTGAGGACTTAGAAGTACAGCCTGAG CGTGAGCGGTTTCTCTCAAATTATGGACCAAATTACTTTCCAACCTTTGAGGTTTTCCTGACTTCAAACCCAGAGAGAGTCACTGTGATGGTCCAAGATCAGGAGAAGACAGAAGTCTGGAAACGTATTATCTATCTGCCAG TGACAAAGACGGATCTCATCAGCATCCTGAATGATCTGACAGACGACGAGTTTGAGAATTTCAAGGGGCACCTGAGATGTGAAGCCCTGGACAACTTTTCACCCATTAAAATGGACCTGATGTTGAAGACAGCGAGGCAACACGCCGTGGATCTGATGGTGCAGAAATATGGATTAGTTGGAGCTGTGGGGGTGATGGGGGAAGGTTTAAAAAGCATCAACAGGAACAATCTGGTGAAGCAGTTACAAGCCGTCAGCTCAGGAGCAGAAG GTTctgatcctggtcctggtccttGTCCATCAGGATCTCAGAGTGTCTCAGCAGAAGAGAAGCTGATGTCTGTTCGGACTCAGTTTATCAGCAGAGTTTCTGAACCTGTTCTACAGAAGCTGCTGGATAAACTCCTGGAGTGTGGGGTGATAACTGATGATGAGATGGATTTATCAGGAACAGCGAGCAGGGCAGACAAAGCTCGAGTGGTGATCGACACGGTGCGAAGAAAAGGATCAGAGGCCAGTTCAGCTctgatctctgctctctgtgaggAGGATCGATGGCTTTCAACAGAGCTGAACTTAACGTGA
- the LOC108894854 gene encoding uncharacterized protein LOC108894854 isoform X4: MITITMISVSVTMSEEVLDELDLTKYKTEEERWRMIPAVRSCRKARFNNCGLSATHCEVVASALKSNPSHLRELDLSENTDLKDSGVKILSTGLENPNCRLETLRLKNCSLSKISCSSLVSALKSNPSHLRDLELSWNKLQDSAVKELCGFLLSPDCRLETLRLKNCWLSKISCSSLASALKSNPSHLRDLDLSGNNLHDSGVKELCGFLQSPDCRLETLRLSLCSLSKISCSSLVSALKSNPSHLRDLDLSNNDLYNPGVKELCGFLQSPDCRLETLRLRSCWLSEISCSSLASALKSNPSHLRDLDLSWNDLKDSGVKDLCGFLQSPDCRLETLRLKNCWLSEISCSSLVSALKSNPSHLRHLDPSYNKLHDSGVKELCGFLQSPDCRLETLRLKNCWLSEISCSSLVSALKSNPSHLRELDLSYNIDLQDSAVKELCDLVESPDCGLETLRVPGWVIRSSIDKTCVSDVKLNTNDTKKPDVTEDNIKKLSVSEDATKKLEPPSSFRPELKTESAQVSYRFRCPGPGGFECSSTGLVFVVDKEAELFYRTVQWDESLLQSAGKTPAGPPFSIQCPEAAVCELHLPHCETKDALQVKGLLSVVHISDDGLSILEPQEITDTHVVVKVPHLSVFGLVRDKVKQLLRKSINCNVLLFLRHLAKEHRALDVFLLPTNIPLSEVKAQHDDAKYIRTSSNCLLSTGQSYSVRCEPEDLEVQPERERFLSNYGPNYFPTFEVFLTSNPERVTVMIQDQKKRQIWKRIIYLPVTKTDLISILNDLTDDEFENFKGHLRCEALDNFSPIKMDLLLKTARQHAVDLMVQKYGLVGAVGVMGEGLKSINRNNLVKQLQAVSSGAEGSDPGLGPCPSGSQSVSAEEKLKSVRTQFVSRVSEPVLQKLLDKLLECGVITDDEMDLSGTAKRAAKARVVIDTVRRKGSEASSALISALCEEDQWLSTELNLT, translated from the exons AtgataacaataacaatgataTCAGTATCAGTAACG atgtcagaggaggttctggatgagttggaccTGACGAAGTATAAGACAGAGGAGGAACGATGGAGAAtgatcccagctgtgaggagCTGTAGAAAGGCTCG ATTTAATAACTGTGGACTCTCAGCGACTCACTGTGAAGttgtggcctcagctctgaagtccaatccctcccatctgagagaactggacctgagcgAAAACACAGACCtaaaggattcaggagtgaagatacTGTCCACTGGACTGGAGAATCCaaactgtagactggagactctgag gttgaagaactgcagtttgtcaaagatcagctgttcttctctggtctcagctctgaagtccaacccctcccatctgagagatctggagCTGAGCtggaacaagctgcaggattcagcagtgaaggagctgtgtggttttctgctgagtccagactgtagactggagactctgag gttgaagaaCTGCTGGTTGTCaaagatcagctgttcttctctggcctcagctctgaagtccaacccctcccatctgagagatctggacctgagtggAAACAACCTTCatgattcaggagtgaaggagctgtgtggttttctgcagagtccagactgtagactggagactctgag gttgagtctctgcagtttgtcaaagattagctgttcttctctggtctcagctctgaagtccaacccctcccatctgagagatctggacctgagtaacaatgACCTGTATAATccaggagtgaaggagctgtgtggttttctgcagagtccagactgtagactggagactctgag gttgaggtCCTGTtggttgtcagagatcagctgttcttctctggcctcagctctgaagtccaacccctcccatctgagagatctggacctgagctGGAATGACttgaaggattcaggagtgaaggatctgtgtggttttctgcagagtccagactgtagactggagactctgag gttgaagaactgctggttgtcagagatcagctgttcctctctggtctcagctctgaagtccaacccctcccatctgagacaTCTGGACCCGAGCTACAACAAGCTGCatgattcaggagtgaaggagctgtgtggttttctgcagagtccagactgtagactggagactctgag gttgaagaactgctggttgtcagagatcagctgttcctcactggtctcagctctgaagtccaacccctcccatttgagagaactggacctgagctacaacaTCGACCTGCAGGACTCAGCcgtgaaggagctgtgtgatCTTGTGGAGAGTCCAGACTGtggactggagactctgag GGTCCCTGGCTGGGTGATCAGATCTTCCATAGATAAAACCT GTGTCTCTGATGTCAAACTGAACACAAACGACACAAAGAAGCCAGACGTCACTGAAGACAACATAAAGAAGCTGAGTGTCTCTGAGGACGCCACAAAGAAGCTGGAG CCTCCATCAAGTTTCAGACctgaactgaaaactgaatCTGCACAAGTCTCATACAG gTTCAGGTGTCCTGGTCCAGGTGGGTTTGAGTGTTCTTCAACTGGACTGGTGTTTGTTGTGGATAAGGAGGCAGAGCTGTTCTACAGGACCGTACAATGGGATGAGAGCCTCCTCCAATCAGCTGGCAAGACACCTGCAGGGCCTCCGTTCAGTATCCAGTGTCCTGAGGCTGCTGTCTGTGAGCTCCACCTCCCACACTGTGAAACTAAGGATG CGTTGCAGGTTAAAGGCCTGCTGTCTGTCGTCCACATCTCTGATGATGGACTGAGCATCTTGGAGCCTCAGGAGATCACAGACACTCATGTGGTGGTGAAGGTCcctcacctctctgtctttggACTGGTCCGAGATAAAGTTAAACAGTTactgagaaaatcaataaactgTAATGTTCTGCTGTTCCTGCGACATCTGGCTAAAGAACATCGAGCCCTCGATGTGTTTCTACTGCCTACCAACATCCCTCTGTCAGAG GTTAAGGCTCAACATGACGATGCTAAATACATCAGAACCTCTTCTAACTGCCTTCTGAGCACTGGTCAAAGTTACAGTGTCCGCTGTGAACCTGAGGACTTAGAAGTACAGCCTGAG CGTGAGCGGTTTCTCTCAAATTATGGACCAAATTACTTTCCAACCTTTGAGGTTTTCCTGACTTCAAACCCAGAGAGAGTGACTGTGATGATCCAAGACCAAAAGAAGCGACAAATCTGGAAACGTATTATCTATCTGCCAG TGACAAAGACGGATCTCATCAGCATCCTGAATGATCTGACAGACGACGAGTTTGAGAACTTCAAGGGGCACCTGAGATGTGAAGCCCTGGACAACTTCTCACCCATTAAAATGGACCTGCTGTTGAAGACAGCGAGGCAACACGCCGTGGATCTGATGGTGCAGAAATATGGATTAGTTGGAGCTGTGGGGGTGATGGGGGAAGGTTTAAAAAGCATCAACAGGAACAATCTGGTGAAGCAGTTACAAGCCGTCAGCTCAGGAGCAGAAG GTTCTGATCCTGGTCTTGGTCCTTGTCCATCAGGATCTCAGAGTGTCTCAGCAGAAGAGAAGCTGAAGTCTGTTCGGACTCAGTTTGTCAGCAGAGTTTCTGAACCTGTTCTACAGAAGCTGCTGGATAAACTCCTGGAGTGTGGGGTGATAACTGATGATGAGATGGATTTATCAGGAACAGCGAAAAGGGCAGCCAAAGCTCGAGTGGTGATCGACACGGTGCGAAGAAAAGGATCAGAGGCCAGTTCAGCTctgatctctgctctctgtgaagAGGATCAATGGCTTTCAACAGAGCTGAACTTAACGTGA